The Saccharopolyspora gloriosae genome window below encodes:
- a CDS encoding ABC transporter permease encodes MTSPAAPPSARSDTGGIAVTTVRTSRSKGEQRVPRWLVKTFSPIALIALWQLLSSIGVLDDDTLASPATVAATAWEMWQEGRLQDAVLASVQRVAIGLVFGLIAAVVLATISGLFRRGEDIADAPMQMLRTVPVIGLIPLLIIWFGIGETPKIVLIALAVTFPLYMNIFGGIRNVDAGLVEAAKTLGLGWFAQVRHVILPAAMPNALVGLRFSLGSAWLALVFGETINANAGIGYEMNMAREFFQTDVIVVCLVLYALLGLVADFIVRLLERTVLAWRPAFRGA; translated from the coding sequence ATGACTTCGCCCGCGGCGCCTCCGAGCGCCCGATCCGACACCGGCGGCATCGCCGTCACAACGGTGCGGACCAGCCGATCCAAAGGGGAGCAGCGCGTTCCCCGCTGGCTGGTCAAGACCTTCAGCCCGATCGCGCTGATCGCGCTGTGGCAACTGCTCAGCTCGATCGGCGTGCTCGACGACGACACGCTCGCCTCGCCGGCGACGGTCGCCGCCACCGCCTGGGAGATGTGGCAGGAGGGCAGGCTGCAGGACGCGGTGCTGGCCTCCGTGCAGCGCGTGGCGATCGGGCTGGTCTTCGGCCTGATCGCGGCGGTCGTGCTGGCCACGATCTCCGGGTTGTTCCGGCGCGGTGAGGACATCGCCGACGCGCCGATGCAGATGCTGCGCACGGTGCCCGTGATCGGCCTGATCCCGCTGCTGATCATCTGGTTCGGCATCGGGGAGACGCCGAAGATCGTGCTCATCGCGCTCGCGGTGACCTTCCCGCTGTACATGAACATCTTCGGCGGCATCCGCAACGTGGACGCGGGCCTGGTGGAGGCCGCCAAGACCCTCGGTCTCGGCTGGTTCGCCCAGGTGCGGCACGTGATCCTGCCCGCGGCGATGCCGAACGCGCTGGTGGGGCTGCGGTTCTCGCTCGGCTCGGCGTGGCTGGCGCTGGTGTTCGGCGAAACGATCAACGCGAACGCGGGCATCGGCTACGAGATGAACATGGCCCGCGAGTTCTTCCAGACCGACGTCATCGTGGTCTGCCTGGTGCTCTACGCCCTGCTCGGCCTGGTGGCCGACTTCATCGTTCGACTTCTCGAAAGGACCGTGCTGGCATGGCGACCGGCTTTCCGCGGAGCGTGA
- a CDS encoding phosphotransferase produces MVEGARDGRAGIDAELVGRLVATRFPRWGGLPVTPVEVDGWDNRTYRLGERMTVRLPTAPEYEAAIHKEHHWLPLLAPSLPVAIPEPLAKGEPGCGFPRSWSIRRWLDGATAAPGRIADLTSFAVSVAEFLSALHRIDASGGPPPGAHNFHRGAPPAHYDGETRAALAELDGRIDVDAVAAVWDAALDSTWGGDPVWFHGDVAVGNLLVRDGRLSAVIDFGSCGVGDPACDLVIAWTLFTGASRDAFRAAVGLDDATWARARGWALWKALITLAADPLGESAVAQHRVLDAVLAEV; encoded by the coding sequence GTGGTCGAGGGGGCTCGGGACGGGCGTGCGGGGATCGATGCGGAGCTGGTCGGGCGCTTGGTCGCGACCCGGTTCCCGCGGTGGGGCGGGCTGCCGGTGACGCCCGTGGAGGTCGACGGGTGGGACAACCGGACCTATCGGCTCGGCGAGCGGATGACGGTGCGGCTGCCGACGGCGCCCGAGTACGAGGCGGCGATCCACAAGGAGCACCACTGGCTCCCGCTGCTCGCGCCGTCGCTGCCCGTGGCGATCCCGGAGCCGCTGGCCAAAGGCGAGCCTGGGTGCGGTTTTCCGCGCAGCTGGTCGATCCGGCGCTGGCTGGACGGCGCGACCGCCGCGCCGGGGCGCATCGCGGATCTGACCTCCTTCGCCGTGTCGGTCGCGGAGTTCCTGTCGGCCCTGCACCGGATCGACGCGTCCGGCGGCCCGCCACCGGGGGCGCACAACTTCCACCGGGGAGCGCCGCCCGCGCACTACGACGGTGAGACCCGGGCCGCGCTGGCGGAGCTCGACGGCCGGATCGACGTGGACGCGGTCGCCGCGGTGTGGGACGCGGCGCTCGACTCGACCTGGGGCGGCGACCCGGTGTGGTTCCACGGCGACGTCGCCGTGGGGAACCTGCTGGTGCGCGACGGCCGGCTCAGCGCGGTCATCGACTTCGGGTCCTGCGGAGTCGGGGACCCCGCCTGCGACCTGGTGATCGCGTGGACGTTGTTCACCGGCGCGAGCCGGGACGCGTTCCGCGCGGCCGTCGGACTGGACGACGCGACGTGGGCGCGCGCTCGCGGCTGGGCGTTGTGGAAAGCGCTGATCACGCTCGCCGCCGACCCGCTCGGAGAGTCCGCCGTCGCGCAGCACCGGGTGCTCGACGCAGTTCTCGCCGAGGTGTGA
- a CDS encoding ABC transporter substrate-binding protein, with the protein MARHRTAVVAVVLALLSVLAGCGGGRPADRLSDVTLVLGDQAGGTRARAEAAKAFEDAPYRVRWANFQGAAPLFEAVRSGEVDTAVAGDTPTLQALAGGVPIRPAVATAAAQSSTAIVVPPDSPIRTVADLRGKHIVISSAAGSISQLTVLGALEEAGLDPRDVEITFSLPTDAQAGFRAGHIEAWATFDPYLAIAQDAGARVLRDGTGINGHNGFISVAESSLADPLKREALADAMRRFARAWQWSDENQAEYQRVYSDLTSLEPQVARNILTRTRQEIRPLSPEVLAELQRTADRFRAAGVIREPIDVAASSVPDLYSGGA; encoded by the coding sequence GTGGCTCGACATCGCACGGCGGTGGTGGCGGTGGTGCTAGCGCTGCTCTCGGTGCTGGCAGGCTGCGGCGGCGGACGACCCGCGGACCGGCTCTCGGACGTGACCCTGGTGCTCGGTGACCAAGCCGGCGGCACCCGGGCGCGGGCCGAGGCGGCGAAGGCGTTCGAGGACGCGCCGTACCGGGTGCGGTGGGCCAATTTCCAAGGCGCCGCGCCGCTGTTCGAGGCGGTGCGTTCCGGCGAAGTGGACACCGCCGTCGCCGGGGACACCCCCACCTTGCAGGCGCTGGCCGGGGGAGTGCCGATCCGCCCGGCCGTCGCCACCGCCGCCGCGCAGTCGTCCACGGCGATCGTGGTGCCGCCGGACTCGCCGATCCGCACCGTGGCCGACCTGCGCGGCAAGCACATCGTGATCTCCTCGGCCGCGGGCAGCATCTCGCAGCTCACCGTGCTCGGAGCACTGGAGGAGGCGGGCTTGGACCCGCGCGATGTGGAGATCACCTTCAGCCTGCCCACCGACGCTCAAGCCGGTTTCCGCGCCGGCCACATCGAGGCGTGGGCGACGTTCGACCCGTACCTCGCCATCGCGCAGGACGCGGGAGCGCGGGTGCTCCGCGACGGCACCGGCATCAACGGCCACAACGGATTCATATCCGTCGCCGAGTCCTCCCTGGCGGACCCGCTGAAGCGGGAGGCGTTGGCCGACGCCATGCGCCGATTCGCCCGAGCCTGGCAGTGGAGCGACGAGAACCAAGCCGAATACCAGCGGGTCTACTCGGACCTGACGTCCCTGGAACCCCAGGTGGCCCGCAACATCCTCACCCGGACCCGGCAAGAGATCCGGCCGCTGAGCCCGGAGGTGCTCGCCGAGTTGCAGCGCACCGCCGACCGGTTCCGCGCCGCCGGGGTGATCCGGGAGCCGATCGACGTCGCGGCATCCAGCGTGCCCGACCTGTACTCCGGCGGGGCATGA
- a CDS encoding 4'-phosphopantetheinyl transferase superfamily protein yields the protein MIERLLPGELAWEETRTDPPDAWLFDEEAAVIARAVDKRRREFTTVRHCARAALAKVGVPAAPLLPGERGAPGWPAGVVGSMTHCAGYRAAVVGLESSVLTVGIDAEPHDVLPDGVLNAVTLPAERPRIEALSAEDPSVHWDRILFSAKESVYKAWFPITGEWLGFEDADLTIDPGGTFSARLLKTGPEVEGAPLTSFTGRWLADDGLIITAIARLPRTR from the coding sequence GTGATCGAACGCCTGCTGCCCGGCGAGCTCGCCTGGGAGGAGACCCGCACCGACCCGCCGGACGCCTGGCTGTTCGACGAGGAGGCCGCGGTGATCGCGCGCGCGGTGGACAAGCGCCGCCGCGAGTTCACCACGGTCCGCCACTGCGCCCGAGCCGCGCTGGCGAAGGTCGGTGTGCCGGCCGCACCGCTGCTGCCCGGCGAACGCGGCGCGCCCGGCTGGCCCGCCGGGGTCGTGGGCAGCATGACGCACTGCGCCGGTTACCGGGCCGCCGTCGTCGGCCTGGAGAGCTCGGTGCTCACCGTCGGCATCGACGCGGAACCGCACGACGTGCTGCCGGACGGCGTCCTCAACGCCGTGACCCTCCCCGCCGAGCGCCCGCGGATCGAGGCGCTGTCCGCCGAGGACCCTTCGGTGCACTGGGACCGGATTCTGTTCAGCGCCAAGGAATCCGTCTACAAGGCGTGGTTCCCGATCACCGGCGAGTGGCTGGGCTTCGAGGACGCCGACCTCACCATCGACCCCGGCGGCACCTTCTCCGCGCGGCTGCTCAAGACCGGCCCCGAAGTGGAGGGGGCCCCGCTCACCTCGTTCACCGGCCGCTGGCTGGCCGACGACGGCCTCATCATCACCGCCATCGCACGCCTGCCCCGGACCCGCTGA
- a CDS encoding LLM class flavin-dependent oxidoreductase, with protein sequence MSVEIVGMIGPQHVSEIHRAEGPAIDPEFLRRFARAHEDGGFDRVLIGHGSGSPDGTQIAAHVAAHTDRLGFLVAHRPGFVSPTLAARTFSTLDTLAGGRIAVHIITGGSDSEQRRDGDYLDKEQRYARTDEYLDVLKRAWTEDGPISHDGPNYRFEDFQTAVKPVQRPRIPLYFGGSSEAAYRVGGKHADVFALWGEPLAETAEQIASVRAAARAAGRTDTPGISVSFRPILGATEELAWERAHSVLDRIHAARGGFGSFTGPKTLGKGTEVANVGSQRLLAAAAKGELHDRALWTPTSQATNAAGNSTALVGTAETVAKALADYVDIGVTTLLIRGYDPLDDAIDYGRELLPAVREEVARRARAGATTEQDQSERTPA encoded by the coding sequence ATGAGTGTGGAAATCGTCGGCATGATCGGCCCCCAGCACGTCTCGGAGATCCACCGAGCAGAAGGGCCCGCGATCGACCCGGAGTTCCTGCGGCGTTTCGCCCGCGCCCACGAGGACGGCGGGTTCGACCGCGTGCTCATCGGCCACGGCTCCGGCTCACCGGACGGCACCCAGATCGCCGCGCACGTCGCCGCGCACACCGACCGGCTCGGGTTCCTGGTGGCGCACCGGCCGGGCTTCGTGTCGCCGACGCTGGCGGCGCGCACCTTCTCGACGCTGGACACCCTCGCGGGCGGCCGGATCGCGGTGCACATCATCACCGGCGGCAGCGACTCCGAGCAGCGCCGCGACGGCGACTACCTGGACAAGGAGCAGCGCTACGCCCGCACCGACGAATACCTCGACGTCCTGAAGCGGGCGTGGACCGAGGACGGCCCGATCAGCCACGACGGCCCGAACTACCGCTTCGAGGACTTCCAGACCGCGGTGAAACCCGTTCAGCGGCCCCGGATTCCGCTGTACTTCGGCGGTTCCTCCGAGGCCGCATACCGGGTCGGCGGCAAGCACGCCGACGTGTTCGCGCTGTGGGGCGAACCGCTGGCCGAGACCGCCGAGCAGATCGCCTCGGTGCGCGCCGCCGCCCGCGCGGCCGGGCGCACCGACACCCCCGGAATCAGCGTGTCGTTCCGGCCGATCCTCGGCGCCACCGAGGAGCTCGCCTGGGAACGCGCGCATTCCGTGCTGGACCGGATCCACGCCGCCCGCGGCGGGTTCGGCTCGTTCACCGGGCCGAAGACCCTCGGCAAGGGCACCGAGGTCGCCAACGTCGGCTCGCAGCGCCTGCTCGCCGCCGCCGCGAAGGGCGAGCTGCACGACCGCGCGCTGTGGACCCCGACCTCGCAGGCCACGAACGCGGCGGGCAACTCCACCGCGCTCGTCGGCACCGCCGAGACCGTGGCGAAGGCGCTGGCCGACTACGTCGACATCGGCGTGACCACGTTGCTGATCCGCGGTTACGACCCGCTCGACGACGCCATCGACTACGGCCGCGAACTCCTCCCGGCCGTCCGCGAAGAAGTCGCCCGCCGCGCCCGCGCGGGCGCGACCACCGAGCAGGACCAGAGCGAAAGGACCCCGGCATGA
- a CDS encoding ABC transporter ATP-binding protein, producing the protein MPATVRGLTKSFGDHTVIDGLDLDIEPGQFVALLGPSGCGKSTLLRILADLDREITGEVQVAQRRAVAFQAPRLLPWKRVWRNVVLGLRGKPNRAKAVAALEEVGLGHRVDVWPKVLSGGEAQRASLARALVREPDLLLLDEPFSALDALTRLKVQALVGELWQRHGCAILLVTHDVEEALLLADRVLVMDGGGIVHDQLVEHPRPRDVSAPAFVAQRSELLSWLGVH; encoded by the coding sequence CTGCCCGCCACGGTGCGCGGCCTCACGAAGAGCTTCGGCGACCACACCGTCATCGACGGTCTCGACCTGGACATCGAACCGGGCCAGTTCGTGGCGCTGCTCGGCCCCAGCGGGTGCGGCAAGAGCACCCTGCTGCGCATCCTCGCCGACCTCGACCGCGAGATCACCGGCGAGGTCCAGGTGGCGCAGCGGCGCGCGGTGGCGTTCCAAGCGCCGCGGCTGCTGCCGTGGAAGCGGGTGTGGCGCAACGTGGTCCTCGGCCTGCGCGGCAAGCCGAACCGGGCGAAGGCCGTCGCCGCGCTGGAGGAGGTCGGCCTCGGGCACCGGGTGGACGTGTGGCCGAAGGTGCTCTCCGGCGGTGAGGCGCAGCGCGCCTCGCTGGCCCGCGCGCTGGTGCGCGAACCGGACCTGCTGCTGCTGGACGAGCCGTTCTCCGCGCTCGACGCCCTCACCCGGCTGAAGGTGCAGGCGCTGGTCGGGGAGCTGTGGCAGCGCCACGGCTGCGCGATCCTGCTCGTCACCCACGACGTCGAGGAGGCGCTGCTGCTCGCGGATCGGGTGCTGGTGATGGACGGCGGCGGCATCGTGCACGACCAGCTCGTCGAACACCCCCGCCCGCGCGACGTGTCCGCACCGGCGTTCGTGGCGCAGCGCTCCGAGCTCCTCTCCTGGCTGGGAGTGCACTGA
- a CDS encoding Rrf2 family transcriptional regulator, with translation MTRTWVPDSASRGHVVVLHGRGEHPGVYERFGRRLAVDGYTVVVPDLAAEPGEPAAWFADAGDTARILVGTDTGALRAWEAALSSSVDGLVLAGTPLSAATEAPAGRDEEISARTSCPIHRERLDADPDFRWGELDAGTSVPPRGLPEIPVLLLHGDGDAIAPVDPVTRLGAAHPQATAAVFKDGVHDILNDKVHRSVAARIVLFCEEIAKGAVVLPEVTAAKSSRVRRAAPVHISARVDYSVRALTELARSGRQQTCESMARTQGIPLNSLVNLMVELRRGRLVNSQRGCEGGYWPAKPAEEITLAEVIRVVEGSVTSRHDDAPQDGVWARLGGTVAEFLDHVTIADLAADRTPVA, from the coding sequence ATGACGCGCACGTGGGTGCCCGACAGCGCTTCGCGGGGCCACGTCGTAGTGCTGCACGGCAGGGGCGAACATCCCGGTGTGTACGAGCGGTTCGGGCGCAGGCTCGCCGTCGACGGCTACACGGTGGTCGTACCGGACCTGGCCGCGGAGCCGGGTGAGCCCGCGGCGTGGTTCGCCGACGCGGGCGACACGGCCCGCATCCTCGTCGGGACCGACACCGGGGCGCTGCGAGCCTGGGAGGCGGCGCTGAGCTCGTCCGTCGACGGCCTGGTGCTGGCGGGCACGCCGCTGTCGGCGGCGACGGAGGCGCCCGCGGGCCGTGACGAAGAGATCTCCGCGCGCACGTCCTGCCCGATCCACCGGGAACGCCTCGACGCCGACCCCGACTTCAGGTGGGGCGAGCTCGACGCGGGCACTTCGGTGCCGCCGCGAGGTCTCCCGGAGATCCCGGTGCTGCTGCTGCACGGCGACGGCGACGCCATCGCGCCGGTGGACCCGGTGACGCGGCTCGGCGCCGCGCATCCGCAGGCCACCGCGGCGGTGTTCAAGGACGGCGTGCACGACATCCTCAACGACAAGGTGCACCGCAGCGTCGCCGCCCGGATCGTGCTGTTCTGCGAGGAGATCGCCAAGGGAGCCGTGGTGCTGCCCGAGGTCACCGCCGCGAAGAGCTCGCGGGTGCGCCGCGCCGCGCCCGTGCACATCTCGGCGCGGGTGGACTACTCGGTGCGGGCGCTCACCGAACTCGCCCGCAGCGGCAGGCAGCAGACCTGCGAGTCGATGGCCCGCACCCAGGGAATTCCGCTGAACTCCCTGGTGAACCTGATGGTGGAGCTGCGCCGCGGCCGCCTCGTCAACAGCCAGCGCGGCTGCGAAGGCGGCTACTGGCCGGCGAAACCGGCCGAGGAGATCACTCTCGCGGAGGTGATCCGCGTCGTGGAGGGCTCGGTGACCTCCCGCCACGACGACGCGCCGCAGGACGGCGTGTGGGCGCGGCTGGGCGGCACGGTCGCCGAGTTCCTCGACCACGTCACCATCGCCGACCTCGCCGCCGACCGAACCCCGGTGGCCTGA
- a CDS encoding metallophosphoesterase family protein — MSSTSGELLAVSDLHVAMAENKDIARALRPRTEHDWLIVAGDVGELADEISWALGMLAERFAKVIWVPGNHELWTPKQDSLQLRGEARYLELVRRCRELGVVTPEDEFPVWTGRGGPVTIAPLFVLYDYTFRPAGTSTKEEALAVAHESGVVCSDEFLLHPDPYATRDDWCRARLAYSEKRLAECDPELPTVLVNHYPLVREPTDVLWYPQFAQWCGTVHTADWHLRHRAAAVIYGHLHIPRTTWHDGVRFQEVSVGYPREWKRRGLPDDPLRLVFPEETS; from the coding sequence ATGAGCTCCACTTCCGGCGAACTGCTGGCCGTCAGCGACCTGCACGTCGCGATGGCCGAGAACAAGGACATCGCGCGCGCCCTGCGTCCGCGCACCGAGCACGACTGGCTGATCGTCGCGGGCGACGTGGGCGAGCTCGCCGACGAGATCTCCTGGGCGCTGGGCATGCTCGCGGAGCGGTTCGCGAAGGTCATCTGGGTGCCCGGCAACCACGAGCTGTGGACGCCGAAGCAGGATTCGCTGCAGCTGCGCGGTGAAGCCCGTTACCTGGAGCTGGTGCGCCGCTGCCGCGAGCTCGGCGTGGTCACCCCGGAGGACGAGTTCCCGGTGTGGACCGGGCGCGGCGGCCCGGTGACCATCGCGCCGCTGTTCGTGCTCTACGACTACACCTTCCGCCCCGCCGGGACCTCCACGAAGGAGGAGGCGCTGGCCGTGGCGCACGAGTCCGGCGTGGTGTGCAGCGACGAGTTCCTGCTGCACCCGGATCCGTACGCGACCCGCGACGACTGGTGCCGGGCGCGGCTCGCCTACAGCGAGAAGCGGCTCGCCGAGTGCGATCCGGAGCTGCCGACGGTGCTGGTGAACCACTACCCGCTGGTGCGCGAACCCACCGACGTGCTCTGGTACCCGCAGTTCGCGCAGTGGTGCGGCACCGTGCACACCGCCGACTGGCACCTGCGCCACCGGGCCGCGGCCGTGATCTACGGGCACCTGCACATCCCCCGCACCACCTGGCACGACGGCGTGCGGTTCCAGGAGGTGTCGGTCGGCTACCCGCGCGAGTGGAAGCGCCGCGGCCTGCCCGACGACCCGCTGCGCCTGGTGTTCCCCGAGGAGACGTCGTGA
- a CDS encoding glycosyltransferase family 87 protein, protein MATPLHPDLSGTSGPPEQTGFRSALASHLATAQRWTELLRAQVLARPRSVIAVGAAALVVSTVAMFLMRRAGLGHDAGIDYQVYRWAVHTWLSGGDITVGGPMTSADRILPWVYPPFALLPLSVPALLPHVVGLWLIYLTDLAAIGVVLYLVARRMWPLAGRESALAVAALALPGTLLLEPVYASFGLGQINILLMALVAVDCLAESPRWPRGLLVGLAAAIKLTPAAFLLFFLVRKDYRAAAVAAVTATAGTCFGFVLNRSASMDYWFGSGPAAGVSGSAFHTNQSVMGGLARLDLPTLTQYSLWALFALVLTLVTVRVLRSAEVGHALLGTALLALLISPTSWSDHWVWVAPGLLVVAGTALRRRSTGWLAAGAVIIVAAFAATFRMLPASGDWNAVQHVIGDSYLLIGIAMLLLLSRYAARPGRLPEPPGVLTGRLPRD, encoded by the coding sequence TTGGCCACCCCGCTGCACCCTGACTTATCGGGCACGTCCGGCCCGCCTGAGCAGACCGGATTCCGCTCGGCCCTCGCTTCGCACCTCGCCACCGCGCAGCGGTGGACGGAGCTCTTGCGCGCCCAGGTGCTCGCACGGCCGCGTTCCGTGATCGCCGTCGGAGCGGCCGCGCTGGTGGTCTCGACGGTGGCGATGTTCCTGATGCGCCGCGCCGGGCTCGGGCACGACGCGGGCATCGACTACCAGGTCTACCGGTGGGCGGTGCACACCTGGCTCAGCGGCGGGGACATCACGGTCGGCGGGCCGATGACCAGCGCGGATCGCATCCTGCCGTGGGTGTACCCGCCGTTCGCGCTGCTCCCGCTGTCGGTGCCCGCGCTGCTGCCGCACGTCGTCGGCCTGTGGCTGATCTACCTGACGGACCTGGCCGCCATCGGGGTGGTGCTGTACCTCGTGGCGCGGCGGATGTGGCCGCTGGCCGGGCGGGAGAGCGCGCTGGCGGTGGCCGCGCTCGCGCTGCCGGGAACGCTGCTGCTGGAACCGGTGTACGCGTCGTTCGGACTGGGCCAGATCAACATCCTGCTGATGGCGCTGGTGGCCGTCGACTGCCTCGCCGAGAGCCCTCGGTGGCCGCGCGGTCTGCTGGTCGGCCTCGCCGCCGCGATCAAGCTCACGCCCGCCGCGTTCCTGCTGTTCTTCCTGGTGCGCAAGGACTACCGGGCCGCCGCCGTCGCGGCGGTCACCGCCACGGCCGGAACCTGCTTCGGCTTCGTGCTCAACCGGTCGGCCTCGATGGACTACTGGTTCGGCAGCGGCCCCGCGGCCGGGGTGAGTGGTTCCGCGTTCCACACCAACCAATCGGTCATGGGCGGGCTCGCCAGGTTGGACCTGCCCACGTTGACCCAGTACTCGCTGTGGGCGCTGTTCGCGCTGGTGCTGACGCTGGTGACGGTCCGCGTGCTGCGGTCGGCGGAGGTCGGGCATGCGCTGCTGGGGACCGCGCTGCTGGCCCTGCTGATCTCGCCGACGTCCTGGTCGGACCACTGGGTGTGGGTGGCGCCGGGCCTGCTCGTCGTGGCCGGTACCGCCCTGCGCAGGCGCAGCACGGGCTGGCTCGCCGCCGGAGCGGTCATCATCGTCGCCGCGTTCGCGGCCACGTTCCGGATGCTGCCCGCGAGCGGCGACTGGAATGCCGTACAGCACGTGATCGGCGATTCCTATCTGCTGATCGGTATCGCAATGCTTTTGCTGCTGTCGCGTTATGCGGCGCGTCCGGGTCGGTTGCCCGAACCGCCGGGAGTGCTCACCGGTCGCCTCCCGCGCGATTGA
- a CDS encoding cupin domain-containing protein, with protein MSDAFHPDFSSQDAPADDRPLRARLHHIRGDSLDRNTAQTEGMQRLAAISGDTVGSERIWTGETHVAPSTSSDNHHHGESETAIYVASGNPEFVFHDGTEEVRIKTEPGDYIFVPPYVPHREENPDPDNKAVVVISRSTQEAIVVNLPELYAL; from the coding sequence ATGTCCGACGCCTTCCACCCCGACTTCAGCTCGCAGGACGCACCCGCGGACGACCGGCCGCTGCGGGCACGGCTGCACCACATCCGTGGTGATTCGCTGGACCGCAACACCGCGCAGACCGAGGGGATGCAGCGGCTCGCCGCGATCAGCGGGGACACCGTCGGCTCCGAGCGGATCTGGACCGGCGAGACGCACGTCGCCCCGTCCACCTCCTCCGACAACCACCACCACGGCGAGTCCGAGACGGCGATCTACGTCGCGAGCGGCAACCCCGAGTTCGTCTTCCACGACGGCACCGAAGAGGTCCGCATCAAGACCGAACCGGGCGACTACATCTTCGTCCCGCCCTACGTCCCGCACCGCGAGGAGAACCCCGACCCGGACAACAAGGCCGTCGTCGTCATCTCCCGCAGCACCCAGGAGGCGATCGTCGTGAACCTCCCGGAGCTCTACGCGCTCTGA
- a CDS encoding class II aldolase/adducin family protein: MTATAPSSQLSEFARNLRPRTNTFPPRPKFDSVEDERLFRKQRLVAGFRIFGKLGYNEGAAGHITVRDPELTDHFWVNPLGRAFSRIKASDLLLVNHDGEIVHGDHPVNQAAFAIHSQIHRAHPHLDAAAHSHSIWGKALAALGTELLPISQDGAQFYGDNVIVPDFSGVVLDLEEGRRIAETLGQRRVAILANHGLLTVGRSVEEAVSLYVAAERNAKTQILASSAGEPQLIPDDIARHTHEQYSRHADPGWVTFAPLYEEIVHEQPDLLD, from the coding sequence ATGACCGCCACCGCACCTTCCTCGCAACTCTCGGAATTCGCCCGGAACCTGCGGCCCCGCACCAACACCTTCCCGCCGCGGCCGAAGTTCGACTCCGTGGAGGACGAGCGGCTCTTCCGCAAGCAGCGCCTCGTCGCCGGGTTCCGGATCTTCGGCAAGCTCGGCTACAACGAGGGCGCAGCCGGGCACATCACCGTGCGCGACCCGGAACTGACCGACCACTTCTGGGTCAACCCCTTGGGCCGCGCGTTCAGCCGCATCAAGGCCTCCGATCTGCTGCTGGTCAACCACGACGGCGAGATCGTGCACGGCGACCACCCGGTCAACCAGGCCGCTTTCGCGATCCACTCGCAGATCCACCGCGCCCACCCGCACCTGGACGCGGCCGCGCACAGCCACTCCATCTGGGGCAAGGCGCTGGCCGCGCTGGGCACCGAGCTGCTGCCGATCTCGCAGGACGGCGCGCAGTTCTACGGCGACAACGTGATCGTGCCGGACTTCTCCGGTGTGGTGCTGGACCTGGAAGAGGGCCGCCGCATCGCCGAAACCCTGGGACAGCGGCGGGTGGCGATCCTCGCGAACCACGGCCTGCTCACCGTCGGGCGGTCGGTGGAGGAGGCGGTGTCGCTGTACGTGGCCGCCGAGCGCAACGCGAAGACGCAGATCCTCGCCTCGTCGGCGGGCGAGCCGCAGCTGATCCCCGACGACATCGCCCGCCACACCCACGAGCAGTACAGCAGGCACGCCGACCCGGGCTGGGTCACGTTCGCGCCGCTGTACGAGGAGATCGTGCACGAACAGCCCGACCTGCTGGACTGA